The DNA region CGTCGACGGCGTCGGCGAACCGGCGCAGCAGCCGCGCCCGGTCACCGGGGGCCACGGCACGCCAGGCGGGGAACGCCGCGTGCGCGCGGGCGATCGCCGCGTCGGTCTCCTCGGCCGAGGTCAGCGCGACCGACCTCACCACCTCTTCGGTGGCGGGGTTGATGACCTCGAAGGTGGTCACTTCATCTCCTTCGCAGCTTCTACCAGCGCCTCGAAAAGCCTGGTGTCGTCGGGATTCTGTTCGGGATGCCATTGGACGCCGAGCACGAACCCGTCGCCGGGCAGTTCGGCCGCCTCGATGGTCCCGTCGGCGGCCCAGCCGACCGGGATCAGGCCGTCGCCGAGCTTGTCGATCGCCTGATGGTGGTAACACGGCACCTTGGTCTCGGCGCCGAGGATCGACGCGACGCGGCTGCCCTCGGCAAGCGTCACCGTAGTGGTGCCGAAGCTACCCGGCGCGGGCTGGTGATCCGCACTGTCCAAAGTGTCCGGCAGGTGCTGGGCGAGCGTGCCGCCCAGCGCGACGCTGAGCACCTGCAGCCCGCGGCACACGCCGAGCACCGGTTTCCCGCTGTCCAAAGCGGACCGCAGGAGGCCGAACTCGAACGCGTCCCGGTTCGGCCTCGTGTACGTCGTCGCGTGCTGTTCCTGGCCGTAGCGCGCCGGGTCGACGTCCGCGCCGCCGACCAGGACGAGACCGTCCACGGCGGACATCAGCCGATCGTGTGCCGTGCTCACCGGCGGCAGCAGGACCGGGATCCCGCCCGCCGCGACGATCCCGTCGACGTAGACCCGGTGGAGCAGCGCCGCTTCGGTCTCCCACACCAGGAACTTCGCGGGTTCCAGATAGGACGTGAGCCCGATCAGGGGTTCAGAGACGTTCGAAGCCACGGATCCTCTCCCAATCGGTGACGGCGGCGTCGTACGCGGTGAGCTCGACCTTCGCCGCGTTCAGGTAGTGGTCGACGACCTCGTCCCCGAACGCGGACCTCGCGAGTTCGCTCCCGTCCAGCAGCGTCGCGGCCTCCCGCAGGGTGGTCGGCACGGTCGGCTTGGCGGAACCGTAGGCGTTGCCGTGGAACTCCGGCTCCAGTTCCAGCTCGTTCTCAATGCCGTGCAGCCCGGCCGCGATCAGCGCGGCCACCGCGAGGTACGGGTTCACGTCGCCACCGGGGACGCGGTTCTCGGTGCGCAGCGAGTCGCCGTGCCCGACGACCCGCAACGCGCACGTGCGGTTGTCGGTGCCCCAAGCGACGGCCGTGGGCGCGAAGCTCCCGGGCACGAAACGCTTGTAGGAGTTGATGTTCGGCGCGAAGAAGTAGGTCAGCTCACGCAGCCCGGCCAGCTGACCGGCGAGGAAGTGCTCCATCAGCGGCGAGAACCCGCCGGGGCCGTCGCCTGCCAGGACGGGCTCGCCCGCGGCCGAGCGCAGGCTGATGTGGATATGACA from Amycolatopsis sp. EV170708-02-1 includes:
- a CDS encoding gamma-glutamyl-gamma-aminobutyrate hydrolase family protein; the protein is MASNVSEPLIGLTSYLEPAKFLVWETEAALLHRVYVDGIVAAGGIPVLLPPVSTAHDRLMSAVDGLVLVGGADVDPARYGQEQHATTYTRPNRDAFEFGLLRSALDSGKPVLGVCRGLQVLSVALGGTLAQHLPDTLDSADHQPAPGSFGTTTVTLAEGSRVASILGAETKVPCYHHQAIDKLGDGLIPVGWAADGTIEAAELPGDGFVLGVQWHPEQNPDDTRLFEALVEAAKEMK